One Colius striatus isolate bColStr4 chromosome 8, bColStr4.1.hap1, whole genome shotgun sequence genomic region harbors:
- the EEF1AKMT2 gene encoding EEF1A lysine methyltransferase 2 — MAVAEERPGRGEQPLGPCGGSGSFSPSVLGTREHWDAAYERELQTFQDIGDAGEIWFGEESMERIIKWLEKQKVPLDSSVLDIGTGNGVLLIELAKSGYVNLTGIDYSASAIQLSEKVREKEGMPNIKLKVEDFLAPSAELSGFEICIDKGTFDAISLNPDNAAGKRKQYVRSLCSVLKPEGFFLITSCNWTKEELLNEFGEGFEILEELPTPKFCFGGRIGNSVTALVFQRKKVRPSILGKLD, encoded by the exons ATGGCGGTGGCGGAGGAGCGGCCCGGGCGCGGGGAGCAGCCGCTCGGCCCCTGCGGCGGCTCCGGCTCCTTCAGCCCCTCGGTGCTGGGCACCAGAGAGCA CTGGGATGCTGCATACGAAAGAGAACTGCAGACTTTTCAGGACATTGGAGATGCTGGGGAAATATG gTTTGGAGAAGAAAGCATGGAACGCATCATCAAGTggttggaaaaacaaaaggtcCCTTTGGACAGCTCTGTGCTTGACATTGGAACTGGAAACGGAGTTTTACTGATCGAATTG GCAAAGTCTGGCTATGTGAATCTCACTGGGATTGATTACTCTGCTTCTGCAATACAGCTGTCAGAAAAAGTAagggagaaagaagggatgCCTAACATTAAATTAAAG GTAGAAGACTTCCTGGCTCCATCAGCTGAGCTGTCAGGATTTGAGATTTGTATTGACAAGGGGACTTTTGATGCCATCAGCCTTAATCCTGATAACGCGGCGGGCAAGAGGAAGCAGTACGTGAGATCCCTCTGCAGTGTCTTGAAACCAGAGGGCTTTTTCCTCATAACATCTTGCAACTGGACCAAGGAGGAGCTGCTGAACGAGTTTGGAGAAG GGTTTGAAATTCTGGAGGAGCTGCCAACACCCAAGTTTTGCTTTGGAGGAAGAATTGGAAACAGTGTAACAGCATTggttttccaaaggaaaaaagtgaggCCATCCATCTTGGGCAAATTAGATTAG